Genomic DNA from Magnolia sinica isolate HGM2019 chromosome 4, MsV1, whole genome shotgun sequence:
AAAAGGATATGGCCAAGCATGGTGAAATAACCTGTAATGGATCATCGTGTTTTAAGACAAGTAGCTCAATTAGAGTCGAAGTATGCTGACAATTCAAGAGAACTAGTAGAAGATAGGAGAATGCTTTTGATGGGAGAAGACTTGAGATAACGCAATACTCGAATAGCAACATCGTAATGAAGTTGACTATGCTGGTGCATGAATTAATTGAGAATATTAATTGATTAAACAATGTCGGGtctaatgatgattaaatatatGAGACAACCAACAAGTCGTTGAGAAACAATCTCTTCTGACTATCAGTCAAATGCAAATTTTGTTCAATAGAGAAAGACGTGGATCGAGTTCTAAGATGGCTGTTGTCATTCATAATGTTTAGAGTATATTTGCGTTGACTTAGAAAAATTCCAGAAGGTGAACGGACCACTTCAATgccaaaaaaatattttaaagggTTAAGATATTTGATGTAAAACTtggcataaagaaaaattttcaaggtaGTAATGATAGATGTATCATTTCCAGTTAAAATGATATCGTCAATGTAGACAAGAACTGAGTATAGATACCATCGTCGAAGAGAATGAAAAGAGAATAATCTGCCTTGAATAAATGATATCCACCTTCTCGTGGGGAAACTTGTCAAACTAATTTATGGAGGCTTGTTTGATACCATAAAGGGATTTGTTGAGGTGATAAACATGATTCTCCTCCTGTTTAGCAAAACTAAGAGGAATGGACATGAACACTTCTTCATGAAGATCGCCATGGAGAATGCCATTATGTACGTCAAATTGATGGATGGGCCATTGGCGAATAACTGCCATAGTTAAGAGACAATGAACAGTGACAAGCTTTGCAACAGGTGCAAATTCTTATGGTAATCTAATCTCTCACTTTGATTGTAGCCTTTTGCAGCATTCCACGGTACCATTTGAATGATGTTTGACTTTATATACCCATTTGCAGCCAATCAGTCGTATATCCAGTGGCAAAGATTACAATGTACAACTGTTGTTCTCTTCTAAGGCACAAATTTCTGCTGCCATTGCTTCATGCCAATGGAGAAATTTAACAGCTTGGGAGAAAGAAGATGGCTCATCATGAAATGATAAGGCAGAAAGTAAAGTAAGGTAATTAGTGGAGAAACGACTGTATGAAGGATACTTTGATAAGGGATAAAGAATACATGTGGAGGGATAATCTGATACCGTGCCAAATAATTGCTTGCTCAAAAAGCTCAAATTGTTTACAGGatagtgtatcaatgtatatcaagggactttaacactccctcGCACACGCGGGGTGAAACTCCACACATGAACATACTATGTAAGGGTAAAGGGACACTCATAACTAACACCATAAACGCCCCTTGTGAGAGAATATATAAGGGAGGTATATTTGCTGCTCCCGAAATTCGAACACAACATTCTACTCTAATACCATGACAAAATCAAGGCTAGAGGCGTATTTTGAggaaaaaatttaactttttataTATCTAAATTCTTTACATTGTGATGTACATAAAGAGAGGAGAGGGAATCAAATCCCCTTATCAAATCATTAACAAAGGAGTTACAGTGTGAGTAAAAAATATTTCTTAATATATAAAGATTCCGTGATTTGCAAAGATTTGCCTAATAGTGATGCCTTCAACCTAAATTGCATACGGTACTCTATGGGCATgtatgggtttgatccacactgtctatctatttccaagatcattttagggtatgatccaaaaaatgaggcaacacccatcattaaaaacctcttgcaggctacaaaagttttggatcaagctgatatttgtttttttcttcttttttccttttgtccaGGTTTGCGTCGtaatcaatgggttagatggaaaataaacattatgatgggcacTAAGGTATGTCATAGGAAgtgtttcctatgacgtggtccacctgagattttgaataTGCTAGGGAAATGGATGACCTGCCAGGATACATCATGGAAATGAGCAACTGCATCGCTAATACTATGCAATTTTTTACATATATTAACACATATTTATGTCTAGGTGCCTGTTGAATTCCTATTAAGCAATCTCATTAATTAGTGGGCATTTTTGTCACTTTTAggaaggatgattttttttttttttctataataaCACATATTTACATCTGGGTACCTGTTTAACTCTTATTAAGTAATCACATTAATTAGTGAGCATTTTCATCAATTtaggaaaaatatttttttcttttattgtaacaCATATTTACATCCACGTACCTTTTtaattcggaagcggattgcgtaataGCCCACTAGGcctagcgtattgagtaaactctgtgaggtccaccatgatttatgtattttatccactctgtccatccattttaacagataattttagatcttgagaccaaaattgaagcatatacaatgttcaaatggaccacaccacaggaaaaaggtgaattgaatatctactgttgaaaacttcttgggggccacagaagttttggatcaagcctatatttgttttttaccttcatccatgtctgtatgatcttatcaaaagtttggatgacaaataaatgtcaCTATGGGGCCTgccaaagtttcaacggtggaaatcattatccccactgtttcctatggtatgattcacttgatctttggatatacttcaatttttggctcaatccattatattagatggaaaaaatgaatgtacagtgtggataaactacatacttttaaggtgggcccaactgaatttactcaatatgataagagcatactgagttactcactaaGCAATCCGATTTCTTTTAATTCTTATTAAGCAATCTCATTAATTAATgcacattttcatcattttaggaaaaatcattcCTTAAACTAACAGATGTTAGAGAAAACTAACGGAAGGTGCTCATTTGAAAGGaaacttgattaatgaggtagtttaatgaaaacttaattaaaattaataccAAGAAATAAATACCATACTAATGAGgtactattttttaaaattcccaaaaaaaaagaattacGAAATAGCACACGGCCAGGTGAGAATATTTTAAAGCCATCCATCTTTAGTACGGTAGCATTATTTAAATAACCTGGTTCGTCTATATGTTGGCACTGGTATTATGCCATATGTTTAAAAGTTAcagatttaaagattttattatccATCTCATGGATGCCTACGAAagcaaaggaagaaaataaaagtAGCCTATGGTCAGAAGAAGGGTAGATCGATTTGTCTGATAGGCTCCGAAAATATAGTAGTCTTTATTCGCATTGTAGAAGGATGGACCCAATGGATAATTCACCATTGCATGTGTATAGGACATGGCATGCTTCTTCACAGGTCGGGGTGTCAATGGACTGATTTTGAGGTAGCCAAGGATACGCCAAGGCCTGCCCAACACTCCAGAGCTACGACCCGAGCCGGGCATGGGCCTAGCATAACAAGCCGAGCTATGGTCTTGGGAAAACAATCAGTTGCCCCTCGGCTTGGGCTGACCTGACCCTACCTATTGATAAAATTCCTATTTGCCATTTGAAGTTTACTAATATAttcatttatcaagtggaccacacatgcacaaaagaaATAGACATCTTAGAAGAATGAAACCAATGGTTTACGTCTATGCAGGGAAGgatatgatgaggttgatcactgtctttctcaatgaataactactccgaatcgaTAGAGCTCTTTGCATTTCTCGCAGAGCTTCTCAAATTcacgataaataaaaataaaaataatttttaataaatttaaattaaattgattgatgattaaaaaaaacaaaattagaatcatttaaataatgagctcaaatgTAAGACGAAACTTTACACTCAAattccctaaaaacatgacttattataaataataagttcacTATTTATAAATGatctccattcctactagacttcatggttttcggccaaaaatagtaaatgtccaCTTTAGCCAAACCatgttatttttctaatttttccaagTAATGTTTCATGTTGGACAGGACCCTTGCGactcaaaggattaaaagttaaactaaaacttactatttataataaaaatgaaaataaaaagaactTTTGACCTCAATGCGTTGGAATCTTACAAATCGCATGGGTAACCTGATGTAAGGGGAAGTACTTTCTtctacccaaaattatatatgatatCTCAAAAAACTCATCTCAATTTGGGAGCTGCAATTGTTTGAAGGTTCTGATTATTCAGAATATTTCTGCATCTGATTGGGCCTTCTATTGTCCAATccttgccatgaaagtgtctttGGCCCGCTCTttggcccgctctacatcatacaTTTAAGATGGATAGTTGTAGGATGCTTAATCGGGCAATTCATGTGGGCCCAAGCCCACCAAAAGTCGGGTCGGGCTACCCAGCCCATTGTCACCCTTAgtcaaaaaaacaaataaaaatagaaatcccCCCTTTTCGTCATCGATGAATTGATAAACAAGCGAAGGGTTGGGCGTCATCTTCATCCATCCATCACCACACCCATTCGTCAatggcagcagcaacagcaacagcagcagctctgatgatggcccaccaccaccatcatcatctccTGAGACCTGCATTTCCCTTCCTTCCCAAGCTTCTCCATCACTCTTCCTCTTTCTTACTTACTCTCCCCACCTCATTCCCTCGCCGTTTCTTCTGCACTCGCTCTTCTCTCACTCACCCTCACATCTCTTCTTCCGTCGTCGATGACTTTCAAGTCGAGGCCGAGTACGAGGACGCGGACCCCGAacaaccacaaccacaagaagaggaaacaacagcagcagcagcagcagcgatcACAGATTCCATCAGAAGAACTATAGTAGTGCCCGTTgccgcttcttcttcttcttcgttgcCACTGCCGAACCTTAGCATTAAGGAAAAGAAAGAACTGGCCTCGTACGCCCACAGCCTCGGGAAGAAGCTCAAATGCCAACAGGTCGGCAAGTCCGGCATCACTCCGTCAGTTGCAGCGGCTTTCGTCGAGAACCTTGAGTCCAACGAGCTCTTGAAGGTAAACCCTCTCACTAATTTGAGTGTCATGCATTCATGTATTTGAGGATTTATGTGAATTTCTAGTGGTGGATATCGATAGTGCCCTCGAGTTTTCGTTGTTGTACAAGTGGGTTTTTGGTTATCTTGGTATGATGGGTCCCATATGGAATGGGGCATGCTTCCATCATGGTTACTGAAAAACTcgtttaggggctgtttggattgggggaatttggatggcctggaaaTTTCGTTTACcatgtattgtttttttttttttttttgaagatgagAATTTTATTGAAGGCCACCAAAGGGCATGAAACACAaccttaaaaaaaagaagaagaaagcccCTCCTTAGCAGGTAGAAAGCCCCAAAGAAAAGAGGAGCTAAGGAGCACAATCTCTAACAAAACCAAAACCCTCGGAAAAGCCCCTCCTTAGAGACACTATGGTTGGCAACGGTTGTTTCTTTCTGCCCAAACTGCCCAAAGAACAGCCATATGGATAGTTCTCCACTTCTTTTTTCCAAGGGCTCCTCCAGTGCCTTGGTGCCAAGTGCAAAACATATCGTCCACGTATTTAGGGAAGACCCACTTAATCCCTGCCAACCTCAGGACACTCCACCAAATATCTGTAGTGAAGGTATAGTGCAAGAAAAGATGATCCACTGTTTCTTTTGCATTTAGGCATAGAAGGCTAACATTTGGGAGTTGCATGCCTCTCGTCCTAAGGTTGTTGATAGTGAGTACTATATTCCTTCCTAGGAGCCAACCAAACGCTGCAACTTTTGGTGGCA
This window encodes:
- the LOC131243387 gene encoding uncharacterized protein LOC131243387 → MAAATATAAALMMAHHHHHHLLRPAFPFLPKLLHHSSSFLLTLPTSFPRRFFCTRSSLTHPHISSSVVDDFQVEAEYEDADPEQPQPQEEETTAAAAAAITDSIRRTIVVPVAASSSSSLPLPNLSIKEKKELASYAHSLGKKLKCQQVGKSGITPSVAAAFVENLESNELLKLKVHNSCPGELADVVKQLEESTGSVAVGQIGRAVILYRPSLTKLKAAEKKKQHVQRVRKGFPLKTDKPKVQVMRSSGQGRR